The Streptomyces kanamyceticus DNA segment GAGCACGGCTGGGCGGGCTCCACGGTCTCCGTGGTCGCCGAGCGCGCGGGGGTCTCGCGGGGCGCGGCCCAGCACCACTTCCCGACCCGCGAGGACCTCTTCACGGCGGCCGTGGAGTACGTCGCCGAGCAGCGCTCCACCGCCCTGCGGGAGCTGCCCGCGCAGGACAGGGCGGCGGTGGTCGCCGCCCTCGTCGACCTCTACACGGGCCCGCTCTTCCGCGCCGCACTCCACCTGTGGGTGGCCGCGTCCAACGAGCCCCAACTGGGCTCACGCGTCACGGAACTGGAATCCCGCGTGGGCCGCGAGACGCACCGCATAGCGGTGGAACTGCTGGGCGCGGACGAGTCCCGCCCCGGGGTCCGCGAAACGATCCAGGGCCTCCTGGACATGGCCCGGGGCCTGGGCCTGGCGAACCTCCTGACGGACGACGGGGCGCGGCGGGAACGGGTGGTGGCGCAGTG contains these protein-coding regions:
- a CDS encoding TetR/AcrR family transcriptional regulator, which produces MGVVTAADRAPKQDRSRATRLKLLEAAVSCLAEHGWAGSTVSVVAERAGVSRGAAQHHFPTREDLFTAAVEYVAEQRSTALRELPAQDRAAVVAALVDLYTGPLFRAALHLWVAASNEPQLGSRVTELESRVGRETHRIAVELLGADESRPGVRETIQGLLDMARGLGLANLLTDDGARRERVVAQWTVLVEGVL